A genomic segment from Methanomicrobium sp. W14 encodes:
- a CDS encoding DUF5803 family protein produces MRPADRDRCRFRVTSFCAALIILSSLVFCVSGLNASYYVYENASSYHASVDIQNLDGFEFLQPGILGEKVPLEVSNVSLAYENGTNATFEDKGRSITFEKGNYTAGYDAELKNKDFQVLFDNFYNVTLYLPKGYDVRNPLLGTVSTGGSATENNGTVQIDWTRKSYAEARFYDAFQVEILTIFGTFWIALVAVFLVPYILSRRKSQ; encoded by the coding sequence ATGCGACCCGCCGACAGAGATAGATGCAGATTTAGAGTCACTTCTTTCTGTGCTGCACTGATAATACTATCATCCCTCGTTTTTTGCGTATCAGGGCTTAATGCATCGTATTATGTCTATGAAAACGCATCTTCATACCACGCGTCGGTTGATATCCAAAATCTTGACGGTTTTGAATTTCTTCAGCCCGGAATTCTAGGCGAAAAAGTTCCGCTTGAGGTCTCAAACGTCTCACTTGCATATGAAAACGGGACAAACGCCACATTTGAGGACAAGGGCAGAAGCATCACCTTTGAGAAGGGCAACTATACCGCAGGCTATGACGCAGAGCTTAAAAACAAAGACTTTCAGGTACTCTTCGACAATTTCTATAACGTAACGCTGTACCTTCCGAAAGGCTATGACGTCAGAAACCCGCTTCTGGGAACGGTAAGCACAGGCGGGTCTGCAACGGAAAACAACGGCACAGTGCAGATAGACTGGACAAGGAAATCCTACGCGGAAGCAAGGTTTTACGATGCCTTTCAAGTCGAGATTCTGACAATTTTCGGGACTTTCTGGATTGCACTTGTGGCAGTCTTTCTTGTACCATACATACTATCAAGGAGAAAGAGTCAGTAA
- the iorA gene encoding indolepyruvate ferredoxin oxidoreductase subunit alpha — MATQYMLGNEAIAHACCEADLDFASGYPGTPSSEVIDTLRFQKERDFYIEWSVNEKVALENALGASWTGVRCLVTMKHVGLNVAADPLMTSGYTGVRGGLVILSADDPFAHSSQNEQDSRIYAKFAGILCLDPSNLQEAHDMMKQAYGLSEEFSLPVLFRPTTRICHSKSDVKIDKCGQEHRKGSFEKDPSQYVVIPVHTRILHKKLDEKQASLAKRLVESGYNFCEVRGKTAVITSGIAAEYVKEIIPEDVSFAKIGAYPIDSEWLKGFVSKHEKVLVVEELSPVVEEEVRQAAVKTTVFGKKDGCVPYEGELDPERTALAFEKAGFKHSKNYPHPVPAEGLPPRPPILCAGCGHRATFYAMKKVFGKSAVYPSDIGCYTLGIQLGTVDTTICMGASITVGSGISHSGDESDVVCTIGDSTFLHTGIQGLLNAVYNGANMTVVILDNRITAMTGHQPNPNTGLTAKGETSPSISLETICRACGASFVETINPYDLTSMLNTFKSAKSTKGVKVVISRQPCVIASRKQGIKRRHYTVNPDACIGCRACVRFGCPAIEFRDEKSSINELCSGCGVCSDICPKGAIIPEGN; from the coding sequence ATGGCTACACAATATATGCTTGGAAACGAGGCCATTGCACATGCCTGCTGTGAGGCAGACCTCGATTTTGCAAGCGGCTATCCGGGCACGCCCTCTTCAGAGGTCATAGACACCCTGAGATTTCAGAAAGAGCGTGATTTCTATATAGAATGGTCTGTCAATGAGAAAGTGGCTCTTGAAAACGCCCTCGGCGCCTCGTGGACCGGCGTCCGCTGCCTTGTCACGATGAAACACGTGGGCCTAAACGTTGCGGCAGACCCCCTCATGACAAGCGGCTACACGGGAGTCCGCGGGGGCCTTGTCATACTTTCGGCAGACGACCCGTTTGCACACAGCTCCCAGAACGAGCAGGACTCAAGGATATACGCAAAGTTTGCAGGGATTTTGTGCCTTGACCCTTCAAACCTCCAGGAGGCGCACGACATGATGAAACAGGCATACGGGCTGTCGGAAGAGTTCTCTCTGCCTGTCCTGTTCCGCCCGACGACACGCATATGCCACTCAAAAAGCGATGTCAAGATAGATAAATGCGGACAGGAGCACAGGAAGGGAAGTTTTGAAAAAGACCCGTCCCAGTATGTCGTAATTCCCGTGCACACACGCATTCTTCACAAAAAGCTTGACGAAAAACAGGCCTCACTTGCAAAAAGACTTGTAGAATCCGGGTACAACTTCTGCGAAGTCAGGGGAAAAACTGCTGTCATAACAAGCGGAATTGCGGCTGAATACGTAAAGGAGATAATTCCCGAAGATGTCTCTTTTGCAAAAATAGGCGCATACCCCATAGATTCAGAATGGCTTAAAGGATTCGTATCAAAGCACGAAAAAGTCCTTGTCGTAGAAGAGCTCTCACCTGTAGTCGAGGAGGAAGTCAGGCAGGCCGCAGTAAAAACAACGGTTTTCGGGAAAAAGGACGGATGCGTCCCTTACGAAGGCGAACTCGACCCGGAAAGAACTGCACTTGCATTTGAAAAGGCCGGATTTAAGCACAGTAAAAATTATCCACACCCCGTGCCTGCCGAAGGGCTTCCGCCAAGACCTCCGATTCTCTGTGCGGGATGCGGACACAGGGCGACATTCTACGCCATGAAGAAGGTCTTCGGAAAAAGCGCAGTTTATCCGTCTGACATCGGATGTTATACTCTCGGAATTCAGCTCGGAACCGTCGATACGACTATATGCATGGGGGCATCGATAACTGTAGGGAGCGGGATTTCCCATTCGGGCGACGAAAGCGACGTTGTCTGTACAATCGGGGATTCGACCTTCCTTCATACCGGAATACAGGGTCTTTTGAACGCAGTCTACAACGGCGCCAACATGACAGTCGTAATCCTTGACAACAGAATTACTGCAATGACAGGCCACCAGCCCAACCCGAATACCGGGCTTACGGCAAAAGGAGAGACCTCACCCTCAATATCTCTTGAGACAATATGCAGGGCGTGCGGTGCCTCATTCGTCGAGACAATTAACCCGTACGACCTTACGTCCATGCTTAACACTTTCAAATCGGCAAAGAGCACGAAAGGCGTAAAGGTTGTCATATCAAGACAGCCATGCGTAATCGCCTCGAGAAAACAGGGCATTAAGAGAAGACATTATACCGTAAACCCCGACGCCTGCATAGGCTGCAGGGCGTGCGTAAGGTTCGGATGCCCGGCAATAGAGTTCAGGGACGAAAAGTCGTCGATAAACGAGCTGTGTTCCGGGTGCGGTGTATGCTCCGACATCTGCCCGAAAGGGGCGATAATCCCGGAGGGAAACTAG
- a CDS encoding dihydrofolate reductase family protein, which produces MSPEVIVHNSVTLDNAFTADAFAKKGIDIGLHYEVLLSFEPDALIIGSGSSVKGAEMCGDDFPREEESDFIKPQTDPSDKRPCGIFVDSRGLLLGKLHFYRRLSHIKNVVVLISETTPKNYVSYLEGRGYDYIVSGSDRISLYSALKEAERRYGFRRVVSDSGGTLNGVILNEGLADVLSLLVYPVVAGRGSRKLFENVNVPFSMELVRSGLKKDGIIHNIYRIE; this is translated from the coding sequence ATGTCGCCTGAAGTTATCGTACACAACAGTGTCACCCTTGACAACGCTTTTACAGCAGATGCATTTGCCAAAAAGGGCATTGATATAGGACTTCATTATGAAGTTCTTTTGTCTTTTGAACCTGATGCGCTGATTATAGGCTCAGGTTCGTCCGTAAAGGGAGCCGAAATGTGCGGTGATGATTTTCCCCGCGAGGAGGAAAGTGATTTCATAAAACCGCAGACCGACCCTTCGGACAAAAGGCCCTGCGGGATTTTCGTTGACAGCAGGGGTCTTCTTTTAGGTAAACTCCATTTCTACAGGCGTCTTTCGCACATAAAAAACGTCGTCGTCCTGATATCAGAAACGACACCGAAAAATTACGTCAGCTACCTTGAGGGGCGTGGCTATGACTATATTGTTTCAGGTTCTGACAGGATATCCCTTTATTCTGCACTAAAGGAAGCGGAGAGAAGGTACGGTTTCAGGAGGGTAGTCTCTGACAGCGGCGGGACTTTGAACGGAGTAATTTTAAACGAGGGCCTGGCAGACGTTTTAAGTCTTCTAGTATACCCTGTGGTTGCAGGAAGAGGGTCCAGAAAACTTTTTGAAAACGTAAATGTTCCTTTTTCCATGGAACTTGTGAGGTCTGGCCTGAAAAAGGATGGAATTATACATAACATCTACAGGATAGAATAA
- the thrC gene encoding threonine synthase: MFRLVCVNCGAEYDQNEIIYRCKHCNHLLKVEYDLDTLNISREEWNKRPLRLWRYKELLPVKGEPVTLQEGGTQMYHLKKIGEELGLKNLYAKHEGMNPSGSFKDRGMTVGVSMALQLGMKTVACASTGNTSASLAVYAAKAGIPAVVLLPAGKVALGKIAQALMHGARVIAIRGNFDRALEMVNDLCIKEGLYLLNSVNPYRLEGQKTIGFEAVDQLGCVPDRFVLPVGNAGNISAVYKGLLEYQDLGFIDSLPKMTGVQAEGASPVVNAIEKNLDVLVPEKNPETVATAIRIGAPVNAEKALAAIRNTGGCALSVTDDEILSMQKDLARKEGIGVEPASAASVAGIKKMAEEGLLDSDEKIVCVVTGHLLKDPETVIKQCDPPTEIDADLESLLSVLH, encoded by the coding sequence ATGTTTCGTCTAGTCTGTGTAAACTGCGGCGCAGAATACGACCAGAATGAGATAATATACAGGTGTAAACACTGCAATCATCTCCTTAAAGTTGAATATGACCTTGATACGCTGAATATCTCGCGTGAAGAGTGGAACAAAAGACCTCTCCGCCTCTGGAGATACAAAGAGCTTCTCCCGGTAAAAGGGGAGCCTGTAACCCTGCAGGAAGGCGGAACACAGATGTACCACCTGAAAAAGATAGGCGAGGAACTCGGGCTTAAAAACCTGTACGCAAAACACGAAGGCATGAACCCTTCAGGGTCATTCAAGGACAGGGGAATGACTGTAGGCGTTTCAATGGCGCTTCAGCTAGGAATGAAGACCGTTGCATGCGCAAGCACAGGCAACACCTCGGCAAGTCTTGCGGTATATGCTGCAAAGGCAGGAATCCCTGCGGTTGTCCTTCTCCCGGCAGGGAAGGTTGCACTTGGAAAGATTGCCCAGGCCCTTATGCACGGAGCAAGGGTTATTGCAATACGCGGAAATTTCGACAGGGCGCTTGAGATGGTAAACGACCTCTGTATAAAAGAGGGGCTTTATCTTTTAAACTCGGTCAACCCTTACCGCCTTGAAGGCCAGAAAACCATAGGCTTTGAGGCAGTCGACCAGCTTGGGTGCGTCCCCGACAGGTTTGTTCTTCCGGTAGGAAACGCCGGAAACATATCAGCCGTATACAAAGGCCTTCTTGAATACCAGGACCTCGGGTTCATCGATTCTCTTCCGAAGATGACAGGTGTCCAGGCAGAAGGGGCAAGTCCTGTAGTAAATGCAATCGAAAAGAATCTTGATGTTCTTGTCCCTGAAAAGAACCCTGAAACCGTAGCGACAGCCATAAGAATAGGTGCACCTGTCAACGCCGAAAAGGCTCTTGCAGCAATAAGAAACACTGGCGGCTGTGCACTCTCCGTAACCGACGACGAAATTCTTTCCATGCAGAAAGACCTTGCAAGAAAAGAGGGGATAGGTGTAGAGCCTGCCTCGGCCGCGTCTGTTGCAGGAATCAAAAAGATGGCCGAAGAAGGCCTTCTGGACAGTGACGAGAAAATTGTATGTGTGGTTACAGGACACCTCTTAAAAGACCCTGAAACGGTGATCAAACAATGCGACCCGCCGACAGAGATAGATGCAGATTTAGAGTCACTTCTTTCTGTGCTGCACTGA
- a CDS encoding metal-dependent hydrolase: protein MRGEQHVFFSLLSAAVFFPLIYGRVEDILLIPAVFGIFIGSLAPDADAADSAIMHGLMGGRGGARKLRRHTVLILPVFGYIIRYFIYYPVSLLVYIFTLGRIRPKHRGLLHSMLGIAAASVLLWVYICIASKLITNDFMTVSIPAGVFCAGVLSGSFLHLLEDSCTHEGVFWLFPLSCTKVSGTVAPGSRRYWLIALVIGVTAVMALFFALDRSIKNTTEIILPFVLFVFEWSAVFLISGVHRG, encoded by the coding sequence ATGAGAGGAGAGCAGCATGTTTTTTTCAGTCTCCTTTCGGCTGCGGTATTCTTCCCGCTGATTTACGGCAGAGTTGAGGACATACTTTTAATTCCGGCGGTTTTCGGGATATTCATAGGCTCTCTTGCACCCGATGCCGACGCGGCCGACTCCGCCATAATGCACGGGCTTATGGGAGGACGCGGCGGTGCAAGAAAGCTGAGACGTCACACGGTTCTCATACTGCCGGTATTCGGCTACATCATAAGATACTTCATATACTACCCCGTGTCCCTTCTGGTATACATCTTCACGTTAGGGCGCATCAGGCCGAAACACAGGGGGCTTTTGCATTCCATGTTAGGCATTGCGGCAGCTTCGGTGCTTTTATGGGTTTACATATGCATAGCATCAAAACTGATTACCAATGATTTTATGACGGTCTCAATTCCTGCGGGGGTATTCTGCGCAGGTGTCCTTTCAGGCTCCTTTCTTCACCTCCTCGAAGATTCGTGTACACATGAAGGCGTTTTCTGGCTTTTTCCTTTAAGCTGCACGAAGGTGTCGGGGACAGTTGCCCCCGGAAGCAGAAGGTACTGGTTAATCGCACTTGTCATCGGGGTCACAGCCGTTATGGCGCTTTTTTTTGCCCTCGACAGGAGCATAAAAAACACTACTGAGATCATTCTTCCTTTCGTACTCTTTGTCTTCGAATGGTCGGCCGTATTTTTAATCTCAGGCGTGCACAGGGGCTGA
- a CDS encoding Orn/Lys/Arg decarboxylase N-terminal domain-containing protein yields the protein MNPEEVLQVAVVDGSVNSNTPEGNAINRIIDDLSGYGILVTKFVSYEDAKAALSNLPGADCILINWNLGEGDDNRNVAGEMISAIRERNEDIPLFMIGEPTRDPPTTLTIDIIREVNEFVWVMDDTAEFLAGRITAAARRYRSGLLPPFFGELVRFSHDFEYSWHTPGHAGGTAFRKSPAGRAFFNFFGEQLFRSDLSISVGELGSLLDHSGPVGEAEKYAAKVFGADRTYFVTNGTSTSNKIVFFGRVTEGDIVLVDRNCHKSAEHSITMTHAVPVYMIPTRNRYGIIGPISPEEFSPATIKKKIEKSPLAKDCKDKKPVHAIITNSTYDGLCYQAVWVEKELGKSVDSIHFDEAWYGYARFNPLYRDRFAMRDGAKDPEGPTVFATQSTHKLLAALSQASMVHVRNGRVPVEHSRFNEAFMMNSSTSPLYTIIASCDVSSKMMDGASGRMLTQEPIEDAIRFRRMMARIKREVGTGKDWWFGMWQPDHVTDMNTGKQIEFCDASLDLLGKNPSCWVLHPGDSWHGFKGLPDDYCMLDPIKVTVLMPGVNDDGSLAEWGIPAAIVVRFLDKRGIVIEKSGDYNILFLFSMGITKGKWGTLVTELFEFKKHYDEGSPLEEVFPVLSKTYPERYGGMTLTELVKEMHDYMRSTKQGELLEKAYEKLPEQVATYADTYKKLVKGDVEQVPVSKMQDRIVATGVFPYPPGIPVLAPGEAAGKSNGPVLSYLIALQEFDKKFPGFSHDIHGVENINGEYMIYCTKE from the coding sequence ATGAATCCTGAAGAAGTTCTACAGGTTGCTGTAGTTGATGGTTCCGTTAATTCAAACACTCCTGAAGGCAATGCGATAAACCGCATAATTGACGACCTTTCAGGTTACGGAATACTTGTAACGAAATTCGTGTCATATGAAGATGCAAAAGCCGCCCTTTCAAACCTTCCCGGGGCAGACTGTATACTTATAAACTGGAACCTCGGTGAAGGGGATGATAACAGGAACGTGGCCGGTGAAATGATCTCTGCAATAAGGGAAAGAAACGAGGATATTCCTCTCTTTATGATTGGAGAGCCTACACGTGACCCTCCTACTACCCTTACAATTGATATAATCCGCGAAGTAAACGAGTTCGTATGGGTTATGGACGATACGGCGGAGTTTCTTGCCGGAAGAATAACCGCCGCTGCAAGGAGGTATCGCAGCGGGCTTCTGCCGCCTTTTTTCGGTGAACTCGTAAGGTTCTCGCATGACTTTGAATATTCATGGCATACGCCCGGGCACGCAGGAGGAACCGCATTCAGAAAATCTCCTGCTGGAAGAGCGTTTTTCAACTTTTTCGGCGAGCAGCTGTTCAGGTCAGACCTCTCCATATCCGTAGGAGAGCTGGGGTCGCTTCTTGACCACTCGGGTCCTGTCGGAGAGGCTGAAAAGTATGCCGCAAAGGTGTTTGGAGCTGACAGGACGTATTTTGTCACAAACGGGACATCGACGTCGAACAAGATTGTATTCTTCGGCCGTGTCACCGAGGGGGACATAGTCCTTGTCGACAGAAACTGCCACAAATCGGCTGAACACTCCATAACGATGACGCACGCTGTCCCTGTCTATATGATACCGACAAGGAACAGGTACGGAATAATCGGCCCGATTAGCCCTGAAGAGTTCTCTCCTGCCACAATAAAGAAAAAAATAGAGAAATCGCCGCTTGCAAAAGATTGCAAGGACAAAAAACCCGTTCATGCGATTATAACGAATTCCACGTATGACGGCCTCTGCTATCAGGCGGTATGGGTAGAAAAAGAGCTTGGAAAAAGTGTTGACAGCATCCACTTTGACGAGGCATGGTACGGCTACGCAAGGTTTAACCCGCTTTACCGTGACCGCTTTGCAATGAGGGACGGTGCAAAGGACCCCGAAGGTCCGACTGTCTTTGCCACGCAGTCTACGCACAAACTTCTTGCAGCACTTTCCCAGGCTTCCATGGTCCATGTCAGAAACGGCAGGGTTCCTGTTGAGCACTCGAGGTTCAACGAGGCATTCATGATGAACTCGTCGACATCCCCGCTTTATACGATAATTGCGTCCTGTGACGTATCATCGAAGATGATGGACGGAGCATCGGGCAGGATGCTGACCCAGGAGCCTATTGAGGATGCGATAAGGTTTCGAAGGATGATGGCGAGGATAAAGAGGGAGGTAGGAACCGGAAAGGACTGGTGGTTCGGCATGTGGCAGCCTGACCATGTTACCGACATGAACACCGGAAAGCAGATTGAGTTCTGCGACGCTTCCCTGGACCTCCTGGGCAAAAATCCGTCCTGCTGGGTGCTTCACCCGGGCGATTCGTGGCACGGGTTCAAAGGTCTTCCCGACGACTACTGCATGCTTGACCCGATTAAGGTGACAGTCCTTATGCCGGGTGTAAACGATGACGGTTCACTTGCCGAATGGGGAATTCCTGCGGCTATTGTAGTCAGGTTCCTTGACAAGAGGGGTATCGTCATAGAAAAATCGGGTGACTACAATATCCTGTTTCTCTTCTCGATGGGGATAACCAAAGGAAAATGGGGAACTCTTGTTACCGAACTCTTCGAGTTCAAGAAGCACTACGACGAAGGGTCGCCTCTTGAAGAGGTCTTCCCGGTTCTTTCAAAAACTTATCCTGAAAGATACGGAGGTATGACCTTAACGGAACTCGTAAAGGAGATGCATGACTATATGAGAAGCACAAAGCAGGGAGAACTTCTTGAAAAAGCCTACGAAAAGCTTCCCGAGCAGGTTGCAACTTACGCCGACACTTACAAAAAACTTGTAAAAGGGGACGTCGAGCAGGTGCCTGTATCAAAGATGCAGGACAGGATAGTTGCAACAGGCGTTTTCCCTTACCCCCCCGGAATACCAGTTCTTGCGCCCGGTGAGGCTGCCGGAAAATCCAATGGCCCTGTTTTAAGTTATCTTATTGCACTGCAGGAGTTTGACAAAAAGTTCCCGGGATTTTCGCATGACATACACGGTGTCGAAAACATAAACGGGGAGTACATGATCTACTGCACAAAGGAGTGA
- a CDS encoding indolepyruvate oxidoreductase subunit beta gives MTESFDLLIVGVGGQGTILASNIIGEACILEKRSVRSAETHGMAQRGGSVETHIRIDGIYGPLISPGGADLIISFDLLEALRYRHFLKEGGIIVSASGIVVPVSAFQNNLEIPSEEWILSRLEDVNLIKVDAEKAAREAGSILSQNVVMLGAASHYLPLKKETLLEAVKMLVPKKTVEVNEKAFILGFERSEQTK, from the coding sequence ATGACTGAAAGCTTTGACCTTCTCATCGTCGGAGTAGGAGGACAGGGAACAATCCTTGCGTCAAACATCATAGGAGAGGCATGCATTCTCGAAAAGAGAAGCGTAAGGTCGGCGGAGACTCACGGGATGGCCCAGAGAGGGGGATCGGTCGAGACGCACATAAGAATCGACGGAATCTATGGTCCTCTCATATCTCCGGGAGGAGCTGACCTCATCATATCGTTTGACCTCCTGGAAGCACTGAGATACCGTCATTTCCTCAAAGAAGGAGGTATTATTGTCTCCGCATCAGGAATTGTGGTCCCGGTATCAGCATTCCAGAACAACCTTGAGATACCCTCTGAAGAGTGGATTTTAAGCCGGCTTGAGGACGTAAACCTGATTAAAGTCGATGCAGAGAAAGCTGCCCGTGAAGCCGGAAGCATACTCTCGCAGAACGTTGTTATGCTCGGTGCGGCCTCCCATTACCTCCCGCTTAAAAAGGAGACGCTTCTTGAGGCGGTAAAGATGCTCGTCCCGAAAAAGACCGTTGAAGTCAACGAGAAAGCATTTATTCTCGGTTTTGAACGTTCAGAACAGACTAAATAA
- a CDS encoding nitrilase-related carbon-nitrogen hydrolase, whose translation MASVRICFAQAGPAWENPRKSMDKAGIYAKEASEKAAGIIIFPEQYATGWDPESNENMSGPDGFIPRTFRKIAEENNIAVLGSFREITEENTYGPAKPKNTSVFYDENGRLLAKYSKIHLFSPGNEDRFFLSGDMPAVFDYKGIRFGLSVCYDLRFSDLYSYYCKKGCECIFVQAAWPKKRMKHWRLFIHSRAVENQYFVAGVNTTGNTSVDEYPGGSLLVSPSGEDILEAGENEDLYYAEIDPYVVKETRKKFCSLSDRRDDLYIKWGR comes from the coding sequence ATGGCATCTGTAAGGATATGTTTTGCACAGGCAGGTCCCGCGTGGGAAAATCCCCGTAAAAGCATGGACAAAGCCGGTATTTATGCAAAAGAGGCATCAGAAAAAGCCGCCGGCATAATAATATTTCCCGAGCAGTATGCAACAGGCTGGGACCCGGAATCAAACGAAAACATGTCCGGCCCGGATGGCTTCATCCCCCGGACTTTCAGAAAAATTGCAGAGGAGAATAATATTGCTGTCCTCGGCTCTTTCAGGGAAATAACGGAAGAAAACACTTACGGCCCGGCAAAACCGAAAAACACCTCGGTCTTCTATGACGAAAACGGGAGGCTTCTGGCAAAGTACTCAAAAATTCATCTTTTTTCACCCGGAAACGAGGACAGGTTCTTTCTTTCCGGGGACATGCCCGCCGTTTTTGATTATAAGGGAATAAGGTTCGGGCTTTCGGTATGCTATGACCTGAGATTTTCAGACCTCTATTCATACTACTGCAAAAAAGGGTGCGAGTGCATTTTCGTCCAGGCAGCCTGGCCGAAAAAAAGAATGAAGCACTGGAGACTATTCATTCATTCACGAGCAGTCGAAAACCAGTACTTTGTCGCAGGAGTAAATACGACCGGAAACACTTCCGTCGACGAATATCCGGGAGGCTCCCTTCTCGTGTCACCTTCAGGTGAAGACATCCTTGAGGCTGGAGAAAACGAAGACTTATATTATGCTGAAATCGACCCTTACGTTGTGAAAGAGACCAGAAAAAAATTCTGTTCACTTTCGGACCGCAGGGACGACTTATACATAAAATGGGGAAGATAG
- the nifU gene encoding Fe-S cluster assembly scaffold protein NifU — translation MNYNETVMDHFENPRNQGVIEDADGIGEEGNPQCGDIMKIYLKVRGNIVTDVKFQTFGCGAAIASSSMATELIKGKTLEEAWELSNKAVAEALEGLPPQKMHCSVLAEDAIHKAINDYRVKQGLAPWEEKPGKESHHH, via the coding sequence ATGAATTACAACGAAACAGTGATGGATCATTTCGAAAACCCGAGAAACCAGGGAGTTATAGAGGACGCTGACGGGATAGGAGAAGAAGGAAACCCGCAGTGCGGCGACATAATGAAGATTTACCTGAAAGTGAGGGGCAACATCGTAACCGACGTGAAGTTTCAGACTTTCGGGTGCGGTGCCGCGATAGCTTCGTCAAGCATGGCGACCGAGCTAATCAAGGGAAAGACTCTTGAAGAGGCGTGGGAGCTCTCAAACAAGGCCGTTGCGGAGGCACTTGAGGGTCTCCCCCCGCAGAAGATGCACTGCTCTGTCCTTGCAGAGGACGCAATCCACAAGGCGATAAACGACTACCGCGTAAAGCAGGGGCTTGCCCCGTGGGAGGAAAAGCCCGGAAAAGAGTCCCACCACCACTAA
- a CDS encoding amino acid permease, whose protein sequence is MAENEPKSVFSGKKKYLGVFTLAMINVAAVLSIRNFPSMAIYGWSCIGWYIIGTIFFLIPISLAGAELATGWPEGGGVYAWVKQAFGEKDGFIALFCEWSNNLVWFPTVLSFIAATLAFGLTPELSQSPYYMFTVMMIAFWGTTAVAYFGEDASAKMSNFGVIVGSIIPAVLITLLGLWWFLSGKAIVLPQFSFSVLVPEINLGTLPFFSTVILLFAGMEMAGFHALEVRNPQEDFPRAIGISAVIIFLCSVAATLAIAFVIPAEKLNLASGVMQAIQYFFDSSGLSGLVGPMGILIAIGGVVSLAAWLIGPAKGLGVVAEEGNMPPMFDRTNKYGAPVAVLVTQALIGSAISLLYVFLPSVNQAYWILSAMTVELLCIVYFLVFAALIKLRYSQPDKPRAFKIPGGKVGVWLVGGLGLVGVSFSFLVGLMPPNYYSNTFGYIASVLLGTFVLAVPPVIFLKLKKPWWKKGVKKEEV, encoded by the coding sequence ATGGCTGAAAATGAGCCGAAAAGTGTTTTTTCAGGCAAAAAAAAGTATCTGGGAGTATTTACCCTGGCAATGATAAACGTTGCCGCGGTTTTGAGCATAAGAAATTTTCCGTCAATGGCAATTTATGGGTGGTCGTGCATAGGCTGGTACATAATAGGGACTATCTTTTTTTTAATCCCTATTTCCCTCGCCGGGGCCGAACTTGCCACGGGATGGCCGGAAGGCGGGGGTGTCTATGCGTGGGTGAAGCAGGCTTTCGGTGAAAAGGACGGTTTTATCGCTCTTTTCTGCGAGTGGTCGAACAATCTTGTGTGGTTTCCGACAGTCCTCTCATTTATTGCTGCAACCCTTGCCTTCGGGCTTACGCCTGAGCTTTCGCAGAGCCCTTACTATATGTTTACCGTGATGATGATTGCATTCTGGGGGACTACGGCGGTCGCCTATTTTGGTGAGGACGCTTCAGCAAAAATGAGCAATTTCGGTGTCATCGTCGGAAGCATCATCCCGGCCGTTCTGATAACTCTTCTCGGTTTATGGTGGTTTTTGTCGGGCAAAGCAATTGTACTGCCGCAGTTTTCCTTTTCAGTGTTGGTCCCGGAGATAAACCTCGGGACCCTGCCTTTCTTCTCGACGGTGATTCTTCTGTTCGCCGGAATGGAGATGGCGGGCTTTCACGCCCTTGAGGTCAGAAACCCACAGGAGGATTTTCCAAGGGCAATCGGCATATCGGCAGTAATAATATTTCTCTGCAGCGTTGCCGCAACCCTTGCAATCGCTTTTGTGATACCTGCTGAAAAGCTCAACCTTGCATCGGGTGTCATGCAGGCTATACAGTACTTCTTCGACTCGTCAGGTCTTTCCGGCCTTGTCGGTCCGATGGGCATTTTAATAGCAATCGGGGGTGTTGTATCCCTTGCAGCATGGCTTATAGGTCCTGCAAAGGGCCTTGGTGTTGTTGCAGAGGAGGGAAACATGCCTCCGATGTTTGACAGGACGAACAAATACGGGGCCCCTGTTGCCGTACTTGTCACCCAGGCCCTTATAGGCTCTGCAATCTCACTTCTCTACGTGTTCCTGCCATCCGTAAACCAGGCATACTGGATTCTTTCCGCTATGACTGTCGAGCTTTTGTGCATAGTATATTTCCTCGTTTTTGCAGCTCTTATAAAACTGCGCTACAGCCAGCCCGACAAGCCCCGTGCTTTTAAAATACCCGGCGGAAAGGTTGGAGTATGGCTTGTGGGAGGTCTCGGTCTTGTAGGAGTGTCGTTTTCGTTTCTGGTAGGACTTATGCCGCCTAACTATTACTCGAACACTTTCGGCTATATCGCATCAGTCCTTCTCGGGACGTTTGTCCTGGCAGTCCCGCCGGTGATTTTCCTGAAGCTGAAAAAACCGTGGTGGAAAAAGGGTGTAAAAAAGGAGGAGGTGTGA